From the Pseudobacteroides sp. genome, one window contains:
- the prmC gene encoding peptide chain release factor N(5)-glutamine methyltransferase, which produces MQINGNITLKELFDIGITSLKKAANKAPVFEAGVMLCNLLKMDRAFLYSRGDQIISPDVSAKYLECIKRRSEGYPLQYITGHQEFMSLDFKVTEDVLIPRQDTEILVETVIEHAEKTPDKNLRILDIGTGSGCIAISLAYYIKNCLVTALDISPDALETARYNAQANGVKDKIAFVEIDILSNDTNVLKGFCPSEPQIETSHCFDIIVSNPPYIPSIEISLLQKEVRDYEPKNALDGGEDGLDFYREIIKKSSSLLPKGGLLAFETGYNQALAVKALMGEMSSNVTIYNDLSGIARVVAGVRDN; this is translated from the coding sequence ATGCAGATAAATGGTAATATTACGTTAAAAGAATTATTTGATATAGGAATAACCAGCTTGAAGAAAGCTGCTAATAAAGCCCCGGTTTTTGAAGCCGGGGTTATGCTTTGCAATTTGCTTAAAATGGACAGGGCCTTTTTGTATTCAAGAGGGGACCAGATAATAAGCCCTGACGTATCCGCAAAATATCTTGAGTGTATTAAAAGAAGGTCGGAAGGATACCCACTCCAATATATAACGGGGCACCAGGAGTTTATGTCACTAGACTTTAAGGTTACTGAAGATGTGCTTATCCCTAGGCAGGATACTGAAATACTGGTGGAAACGGTGATTGAGCACGCCGAAAAAACTCCTGATAAAAACTTAAGAATCCTTGATATTGGCACAGGTTCAGGGTGTATAGCAATAAGCCTTGCATACTATATAAAAAACTGTCTTGTTACAGCTTTGGATATATCACCAGATGCACTTGAAACAGCCAGATATAATGCACAAGCCAATGGCGTAAAGGATAAGATTGCTTTTGTGGAGATAGATATTCTTAGTAACGACACAAATGTCTTAAAGGGTTTTTGCCCCTCCGAGCCGCAAATTGAAACTTCTCACTGCTTTGATATTATAGTTTCCAATCCGCCCTACATCCCTTCAATTGAAATATCTTTACTTCAAAAGGAAGTTCGGGATTATGAACCCAAAAATGCATTGGACGGCGGTGAGGACGGTCTGGACTTTTACAGAGAAATAATAAAGAAGAGCAGCTCACTGTTGCCAAAAGGAGGGCTTTTAGCCTTTGAAACAGGTTATAATCAAGCCCTTGCTGTTAAAGCACTTATGGGTGAAATGTCCTCTAATGTGACAATATATAATGATTTGTCCGGTATAGCCAGGGTAGTTGCCGGTGTCCGGGACAATTAG
- a CDS encoding DUF1385 domain-containing protein codes for MKKTSIGGEALIEGVMMRGPDDIAIAIRKSDGEIIIDKKPLKTLAKKHSFFKLPIIRGAVGMLESMIIGMRALLYSAEFVEVEEEGGKEAKPSKVDAFFEKIFGDKFFDVVIYFSVFISMIFVIGLFMLLPSFLAGLLHFNKDTTSGLIGLHLFEGVIRIVLFVGYIALISNMKDIKRVFQYHGAEHKTIHCYESGQELTVENVKKFTTRHPRCGTAFMFVVMIVSIIVFSFTGWGTLLWRVLSRIILIPLVAGLSYEVIKFAGRSDSRFMAIVSAPGLALQKFTTREPDDQQIEVAITALKNVLVEDSDADKW; via the coding sequence ATGAAAAAAACCAGTATAGGCGGAGAAGCCCTCATCGAAGGCGTTATGATGAGAGGCCCTGATGATATTGCAATAGCAATAAGAAAATCAGACGGAGAAATAATTATAGATAAAAAACCTCTAAAAACACTTGCGAAAAAGCACAGTTTTTTTAAGCTTCCAATAATCCGCGGAGCCGTTGGCATGTTGGAATCTATGATTATAGGAATGAGGGCTCTTTTGTATTCCGCAGAGTTTGTAGAAGTTGAAGAAGAGGGCGGAAAAGAAGCAAAACCGTCAAAGGTTGACGCTTTCTTTGAGAAGATATTTGGCGACAAGTTTTTTGACGTTGTTATTTACTTTTCAGTATTCATATCAATGATATTTGTTATTGGACTTTTTATGCTGCTGCCAAGCTTTTTGGCGGGTCTGCTGCATTTCAACAAGGATACTACCTCGGGCCTTATTGGTCTTCACCTTTTTGAAGGTGTTATAAGGATAGTTCTGTTTGTAGGGTATATCGCACTGATATCCAACATGAAGGATATCAAAAGGGTTTTCCAGTATCACGGTGCAGAGCATAAAACAATTCATTGCTACGAAAGCGGACAAGAACTTACTGTTGAAAACGTAAAAAAATTCACAACAAGGCATCCTCGATGCGGTACCGCCTTCATGTTTGTAGTAATGATAGTAAGTATAATAGTTTTCTCATTTACAGGTTGGGGCACACTTTTATGGAGAGTGCTGTCAAGAATAATCCTTATTCCTTTGGTTGCAGGCCTCTCATACGAGGTTATAAAGTTTGCAGGCAGAAGTGATTCAAGGTTTATGGCCATTGTAAGTGCTCCAGGCCTTGCACTTCAGAAGTTCACCACAAGAGAGCCTGATGATCAACAAATCGAAGTGGCCATCACAGCATTAAAAAATGTTTTAGTTGAGGATTCTGATGCAGATAAATGGTAA
- the ytvI gene encoding sporulation integral membrane protein YtvI, with the protein MHNIVQKYYKSALKLLFIVIFLGIVYISVTYLIPFFAPFVIGILLALINEPLIKLMEKKMKLPRRISALISLLFTIVVIGVLLTIGLVKIYNELLIFKDNVTNYVNNTSDQINDYLKRLETIYNKLPPGISGAINENVNSLAPRVQEIISSIVTYLINTISSIPKLTVFLIVSILSAYFVSSDRKKIYEFFSKQFPESWRNNFLDVKSGTFTALFGYVRALLILMFITFAEVSIGLTILGAPYALLMGFIAGLSDAVPILGTGVVMVPWIAWNAIIGDYRMVVGLSIIYVLGVLIRQILEPKIIGDQIGLHPLVTLIAMYVGLSFFGIIGMFVGPVSIIILKKLQDSGAVRFWNE; encoded by the coding sequence ATGCATAACATTGTGCAAAAGTACTATAAAAGTGCATTAAAACTATTATTTATAGTAATATTTTTAGGTATTGTTTATATATCTGTTACTTACCTGATACCTTTTTTTGCCCCTTTTGTTATAGGAATACTCTTAGCATTAATAAATGAGCCGCTGATAAAGCTCATGGAAAAAAAGATGAAGCTTCCAAGGAGGATTTCAGCACTTATTTCCCTGCTCTTTACAATCGTGGTTATAGGGGTGCTGCTAACTATCGGTCTTGTGAAAATTTATAATGAGCTTCTGATATTTAAGGACAATGTAACAAATTATGTTAATAACACATCCGATCAGATAAACGACTATTTAAAAAGATTGGAGACCATTTACAACAAGCTTCCACCAGGGATTTCCGGTGCCATAAACGAAAATGTGAACAGCCTGGCACCAAGGGTACAGGAGATAATCTCCTCAATAGTTACGTACCTAATTAACACTATTTCATCAATACCAAAGCTGACGGTATTTTTGATTGTATCTATTTTGTCTGCATACTTTGTAAGTAGTGACAGGAAGAAGATATATGAATTTTTCAGCAAGCAGTTTCCCGAAAGCTGGAGAAACAATTTTCTTGACGTAAAGTCAGGAACTTTTACTGCACTTTTTGGCTATGTAAGAGCACTGCTTATACTTATGTTCATTACATTTGCAGAGGTCAGCATAGGACTTACCATCCTAGGTGCACCATATGCCCTTCTAATGGGTTTTATTGCAGGCCTTTCCGACGCTGTGCCCATTCTTGGGACAGGAGTAGTGATGGTTCCGTGGATAGCCTGGAACGCTATTATAGGAGATTACAGAATGGTGGTGGGGCTTTCGATAATATATGTTCTAGGCGTCTTGATAAGGCAAATACTTGAACCTAAGATCATTGGTGATCAGATTGGACTGCATCCGCTGGTTACGCTTATTGCAATGTATGTTGGATTAAGCTTTTTTGGAATTATAGGAATGTTTGTGGGTCCTGTTTCAATTATAATACTTAAAAAGCTTCAGGATTCAGGTGCTGTTAGGTTTTGGAATGAATAA
- a CDS encoding recombinase family protein has translation MRVACYCRVSTKKKEQLESLENQIKFFNDLVNSHPNYELFHIYYDEGISGKAMTKRDDFLRMMDEARKGSFEAILVKDITRFSRNTVDFLVSIRELKLRGINVIFVSYGQETLKEETELNLTMQIAFAQEESARLSRKVKFGKALAAKDGIVPNFVFGFDRIDKHTLVPNQIEVGVVQKIFDLYVNESWGTARIAGHLNDCNIRTKKNKKNKWSQVVITQILRNAVYIGKIVNHKSEVADYITGKRKRYSNEEYITVEKPEIRIISDELFYRAQEILESRKESFNLMNKRDSVKYPLSNLIKCSECGYSFRRCQRKYSAEGKTYKWWTCSIRNARGVNACINNIVVDEDELHNALLQFLNQFLINKPKTIKAISKEIKNLIIQHNKNTIAEKDNKQIQAEITRLNKEIEKNKEMYKKDIIGIDELKYEVSTLTEKLNQLKLAQGTSRTMFKLSVDIDSLVTSYMSKVEHICLSEALDNSFLKQIIERITVYPDGVLKIVLKVDNKNNLNVEVPLEIYEIPLDDIVPMTNDGTQRCYRTTCSGKS, from the coding sequence AGAACAGTTGGAGAGCCTTGAAAACCAAATAAAGTTTTTTAATGACTTGGTAAATAGTCATCCAAACTATGAACTTTTTCATATATATTATGACGAAGGTATCTCTGGAAAAGCAATGACAAAGAGAGATGATTTCTTGAGAATGATGGACGAAGCAAGGAAAGGGTCATTCGAAGCGATACTTGTCAAGGATATTACAAGATTTAGTAGAAACACTGTTGACTTTCTTGTTTCTATAAGGGAATTAAAATTAAGAGGTATTAATGTAATATTCGTAAGTTATGGACAAGAAACATTAAAAGAAGAAACTGAACTTAACCTTACTATGCAGATAGCATTTGCACAAGAAGAGTCCGCAAGATTATCAAGAAAGGTAAAGTTTGGAAAAGCACTTGCTGCAAAAGATGGAATAGTACCTAATTTTGTATTTGGTTTTGATAGGATTGATAAACATACTCTAGTTCCTAATCAGATTGAGGTAGGTGTAGTACAAAAAATATTTGATTTATATGTTAATGAAAGTTGGGGCACAGCCAGAATAGCTGGACACCTAAATGATTGTAATATACGTACAAAAAAGAACAAGAAAAATAAATGGTCTCAAGTTGTTATTACGCAAATACTAAGAAATGCTGTTTATATTGGAAAAATAGTTAATCACAAAAGTGAGGTTGCTGACTATATAACAGGCAAAAGAAAACGATACTCAAATGAAGAATATATTACTGTTGAAAAACCTGAGATAAGAATTATATCTGATGAGCTATTTTATCGAGCACAGGAAATACTTGAAAGCAGAAAAGAATCATTTAATTTAATGAATAAACGTGATAGTGTTAAATATCCATTGTCTAACTTAATTAAATGTTCAGAGTGTGGTTATAGTTTCAGAAGATGTCAAAGGAAGTATTCAGCAGAAGGTAAGACATATAAATGGTGGACATGTAGTATTCGGAATGCGAGAGGGGTTAATGCCTGCATCAACAATATAGTAGTAGATGAAGACGAATTACATAATGCTTTACTACAGTTTCTAAATCAATTTTTAATTAATAAACCAAAGACTATCAAAGCAATAAGCAAAGAGATTAAGAATTTAATTATTCAACATAATAAGAATACTATAGCTGAAAAGGATAATAAGCAAATACAAGCTGAGATTACTCGCCTAAATAAAGAAATAGAGAAGAATAAAGAAATGTATAAGAAAGACATAATAGGAATTGACGAATTGAAATATGAAGTATCAACACTAACAGAAAAATTAAATCAATTAAAATTAGCACAAGGTACATCAAGGACAATGTTTAAACTGTCGGTAGATATTGATAGTTTAGTAACAAGTTATATGTCTAAGGTTGAACACATATGTTTAAGTGAAGCATTGGACAACTCATTCTTAAAACAAATTATAGAAAGGATAACAGTGTATCCTGATGGTGTACTAAAAATAGTTTTAAAAGTAGACAATAAGAATAATCTAAACGTTGAAGTTCCTTTAGAGATATATGAAATTCCATTAGATGATATAGTTCCAATGACGAATGACGGCACACAAAGATGTTACCGAACGACTTGTTCTGGTAAATCATAA
- a CDS encoding rod shape-determining protein, whose product MFGFGQDIGIDLGTASVLVYIKGKGIVLKEPSVVAIDKNTNRLLAVGEDARKMLGRTPGNIVAIRPLREGVISDYDITERMLKYFINKVCGNKAFKLFKPRIMVCVPSGVTEVEKRAVIDAAMQAGARKTYLIEEPIAAAIGAGIDIAKACGSMVVDIGGGTTDIAVISLGGTVVSSSIKIAGDKFDEAIVRYMRKKHNIMIGERTAEELKIHVGTVYPRVQEVTMDIRGRNLISGLPKTITITSTEIMEALEEPISSVVEAVHSVLERTPPELAADISDRGIVMTGGGSLIYGLDKLLQEKTGINVLIADDAISCVALGTGKALDNFEAIEESANAESKALRR is encoded by the coding sequence TTGTTTGGTTTCGGACAAGATATAGGTATTGACCTGGGGACAGCAAGCGTTTTGGTTTACATAAAGGGCAAGGGTATTGTACTGAAAGAACCTTCCGTTGTTGCAATAGATAAAAACACAAACAGGCTTCTTGCAGTTGGTGAAGACGCTAGAAAAATGCTCGGCAGGACACCGGGTAATATTGTTGCCATAAGACCCTTGAGAGAGGGTGTAATCTCTGATTATGACATAACTGAGAGAATGCTGAAATATTTTATAAATAAAGTATGCGGTAACAAGGCTTTTAAGCTGTTTAAGCCAAGAATAATGGTTTGCGTTCCCAGCGGGGTCACAGAAGTAGAAAAAAGAGCTGTTATAGATGCAGCGATGCAAGCCGGTGCCAGAAAGACATATCTTATAGAGGAGCCCATAGCTGCAGCGATAGGGGCTGGCATAGACATTGCAAAAGCATGTGGGAGTATGGTAGTAGATATTGGCGGCGGTACCACAGATATCGCAGTAATATCCCTTGGCGGAACTGTTGTAAGCTCATCTATAAAGATTGCCGGCGACAAATTTGATGAGGCAATAGTAAGATACATGCGCAAAAAGCATAACATTATGATTGGAGAGCGTACTGCAGAAGAGCTTAAAATCCATGTTGGTACGGTTTACCCAAGGGTGCAGGAAGTGACAATGGATATCAGAGGACGTAATCTCATATCAGGGCTTCCAAAAACAATAACCATTACATCAACTGAGATTATGGAAGCACTTGAGGAGCCTATTTCAAGTGTTGTGGAAGCGGTTCACTCTGTCCTCGAAAGGACACCCCCTGAATTGGCTGCAGATATTAGTGACAGAGGGATAGTAATGACGGGTGGAGGCAGTCTCATATACGGGTTGGACAAGCTATTGCAGGAAAAAACAGGTATCAATGTTCTCATAGCAGATGATGCAATCTCATGTGTTGCATTAGGTACAGGAAAGGCTTTGGACAACTTCGAAGCAATAGAAGAAAGTGCAAATGCAGAAAGTAAGGCATTAAGGAGATAA
- the rpmE gene encoding 50S ribosomal protein L31, producing MKEGIHPKYEQAAVKCACGETFTTGSTKGSLHVEICSKCHPFFTGKQKLIDTGGRVDKFKKKFGIVDKA from the coding sequence ATGAAGGAAGGAATTCATCCAAAATATGAGCAGGCTGCAGTAAAATGTGCGTGCGGAGAAACATTCACAACAGGTTCAACTAAGGGAAGTCTTCATGTTGAAATTTGTTCAAAATGCCATCCTTTTTTTACTGGTAAACAAAAGCTCATCGATACTGGTGGACGTGTTGACAAGTTTAAGAAAAAGTTTGGAATTGTTGATAAAGCTTAA